The DNA window TAGGCCTACAGACCAAAAAAGACGAGCTGAATAATGACATTCTGAAGAATCTACGGACCAGGGCAGTGGGCTTTTCTCTTCCAGAGAGCACAACCCAAGGCTCACTTTTGCTGACGGTAAGTGAACtataatatttgaataattgtaGGCTGTTATTACATTTGAAGAAATGATCACTGTAGAATCTACAGTGATCGACTGGTAGACCGCGGCGGTGCCGAACCAGTCGATCGCGGTCTACCAGTCGATCCGATCGCGGGCTGAGTTGGAGTCGATCGCGAGAAATGTTGTGATGGAGGAAGCCGGTGTCGTGCCAATGTAGTTACCCCTAGTGTATCATTATCAACATGCATTCAGTACACACTACGCTTCTGTTACGAGAGTagcgtatgtgtgtgcgcgAGAATGgcattgtgtgtgagtgacttaAGCGTGTGAGTGGACGAGCGAGGAGAGCAAGCGGTTGCGCGTGTCAGTTCAGTGAACGAACGAGTGCGGTTGTGTCTGTGCAAACGTGTACTGTTAAGTCAGTGGAACTACGAATAAAGTACCCAGCCTGTCAATAATCGGTGGCCGCTTCATTCCGACCTATAAGTAGCAGACTCACTGCCCAAGTAAAGGGTGTTACCCCCGAGAGAACATCGGACCTGGAGGGAACGTCTCCCCTGTGCTCCTCGACTACGGTCTGGGAGCCGACAGCAGGAAAGATTTCACCCAAGGCTGAATTAAAATCTACATATATTTCTAATTGTTGGTCCTCAACGAGGTTGTAAAGTAGTAACTCCGGGCAcaactgtcaaaataaatgtatttttacgatttttattcattcattgcGCCGCGGCGAACTGACGGGGATATTCTCTGATATGAGTCTTAAAGACATATTTGTACAATACAGCAGTCTCAATTCAGGGACGCATCCTTCGAAGGACGCGGTCTATGAAGGTGTGGCCTTCGAGACCGTACCGAAGTCCAAACGAACGTTTTAAAATAATACGGTCTGCCCTACGGAGCATTTCAAGTTTGCGTGACAAGCCGTTAAAGACCCTTTACCTTGCGTGATGACGCGCCGCTCCTGTCACCTAGCAACCCTGACAGCTGCGGTTCAAACCGGACGGCGGAGGAGAAATATGAAGCCGTTTTATATAACCCATTCAGAGATGTCCACTTCTTACTTTattcttacttttattttattgtattttatttataattttctatttttttataatcttatCTTCTATGCTTGTAATTTCTATTTGTACGGAACACCTGGAACAAAACAATTCCCCCGGGGATCAATTAAGTTTTCTGATTCGGttctataataattatataaaatataacgtCAATTAGTTTAACGTTATATGGCTCGTGCTAATGAAATTGAACCTCGACAATAAAGttacaaatttaaaatattcccagttttttttcacactgtttttACATAGTTTTGTCATTGAATATGTAATTTGCTGCAACTGCCGCTTCCGCTCTCTCTGACGCcatttctgaatttttttttttattaaagagctatattaaaatattaaacatctttaatattaaatatctgacaccattttgtttttttgtattttcagacGCTAACAAATTGTCTTTGGTACATCACAAACCAGCACACAGTGATACGTGATGCATCTCTCCAAAGAGAGATGTGATTCCTGTTCCATCATGCTGGAGCTTTGAAGGATACAATGaagtgaagagaaagaaaataaaggagcAACCCATGTGTGCTACCTTTCTGGACAGTCACTCCCAAGCCCTGTTGTCTTTGTGTGACCGACCATACATGTCCTCAACTGCTGCTTGGAGAACACTGAAAGaggacattttaaatcttgCCACCTGCCTTCGCAACTATGTGGAGTacctgaagaggaagagggataCTACATTTGCAAACCATAACTCAAGTCAACCTGTCAGAGTTTTATCTGAGAACATTGCCGTGACACACCACAAAAACACCCCTGAGATGGCTGCAAGGTACCGGTTGCTGGACAACGTTATGTGTCAAACAGATACTCTAACTCCTGTGCTCCTGGATGACACTGTACACCTGGAGGAACCATTTGCAAGTTCATGGCACAGATTTGACTTCATCAACAGAATCCAGCTGTCTGTACCTGTCGATGTGCTGAAATACCAACCTGGGGGCAGCAAGACTGGCGTCACCTTGCTGTGGAAAGTGGAAAGGAACAGAACACAGGATGAGCAGCTGACCCAGACCACTGGAGTTGTCACTTCTCTGCAGCCATTTCTCCCACAGTACCACACCAGGTACATGAAGAAGGATTTCAAGAGGAAGGTAGCGAACGTGGCTAGGGTGATACCAAGCATCGTAGAGGCGATCTATCAGGAAATCTCCCATGATTCTTCAGCCCCATCAAATCCTCTCATGAACCAGCGCATCCAAGTGGCTCTCCAGGGAGAGCCTGGCATTATTGTCGACTTGCGCACCCTTAACAGTGGCCGTCCTGGTGACAACTTTGAGGAATTCTTCTCAAAGATGGAAGAAGCAGTCAATGAAGTCACTGCAGCAGATGAAAGGAGACATGGCACTGCCCACCTGTCACAGTGGTTGTCGCTAGAGGATCTCATTGAACAGGTTAAGTCCAAATGCCCTGAAGGAACCAAGGTGCCCAGCAAAGCCCTTGTGAGATTGCAATTTGCACCAAAGAATCCCTACACCCAGAGTGCCTTGAACTTCACTTCACGCTTTGAGCTCAAGTACAAGATCCAGCGAAGACAGCTCCGAGCATCTCACCCTGATGCACACTTCTGTGCTGCACTCTTCTTATTATTGCGTCTACACATGTATCAGCTCCGTTCGGAAATATTTGTCTTATTCATGGACGATAAGGCCAAGATCCCGGTTGGAGAACCAGGGGAGCCTGTGTCCACTGGTGTTCGAGGTCGACACTCAATTGTGCCTTCAGCCACCCAACTGGCAGCACTGGACCACGATATGACGAGCAAGGGATCAATCACATCCACAGTATACATGCAACCCAATGTCCCTTGTCAGCCAGAGGGTTCATGGTACAGTGGCAAGGTAAAGATCATTGTGCAGGACTCTGTATTCCAAAAGTCTACAGCATACAGAAatgcagcagcaacagttaGGCTCGCACAGGAAGACCCTTCTGAATGGAAACCAATCCATGTCAAGTACAGTGATGGTGGAACAGAACATCGCACCCTACTGGTCAAAGTTCAGCTCAGTCTGATAGCAATATTTAAGATGCTAAGACTGGACATGCTCATTGCCTGCAGAGCAGCTCCAGGCCAGAGCTGGCAGAATCCAGTTGAGAGAGTGATGGCTATACTCAACATCGGCCTGCAGAACTGTGCATtggagagagacaagacagCAGAGGACATGGAACACCTGCTGAAGAGGTGCAGTTCAATGGCAGAGATTCGCAAAGCGGGCGAGAAAAACCCACAGCTTGCTGAGGCTTGGAGCACTTCAGTTGCGCCAGTGCTGGACACAGTGGCAGGACGCTACAGTCGGCTGAAGTTGAAGGGAGAGCCAATGACGATCATAGATGCAGTCACAGATGCAGAGGAAGATTCGGTCATGCAGGTTatcaccacactcttcccttCCATCAATCCTGCAACAGTGACCAAGCAACAAGCAGACAAGGATCCAGCATTCACTGAGTGGGTGCAGAAACACTGCCGGCAACGTCAGTATCTGTTTCAGGTAATGATCTTATTTTCcctatgtttttatgtataacgcgtaatgattattttattatatttcgaCTATAAAGGATGTTGAGCTGCATTCCATGTATGAAGGACGCTAAATAAGTCTTTCTTTCATTCCTCAGATACGCAAATGTGATGACCCTGAATGCTGTTCCGTACCATCCCTCCCGTCTGAAAGGATGATCTGGCTTCCTGACCCAATGCCTGATGCTTCTGGTAAGAATTTTACTTTATCATTCAATACATTGTAAAGTAAGAATATTTTTGTCGATTATCCACTTCTAACATGCTTTAGCCTAATATTACACCTGTTCACATATTTGTATGACGCCCACAGCTTATAGCAAAATACTTTAATACATGTCTGTGTTGTGCTTGTATTGAAATAGGTGACCATTACTTGACTCTGGCTGAGGTTATGGGCAAAGACACAGATGACGCCCATCGACCTTCTGCCCaactgtcacacaaacacaaacaagctgcATGTGTTGACTTCTTTTTGTCGGACGCACTAGAGAAGCAGCAGAAAGAGTCTGGGCTGTTTACTGCCCAACATGCACGGGCAGTAGTCGGCTGCATGGAATGCTCTAAACCAAGAGTGATCTACTCAATGCGCCTCCTCTCTTCTCGCCACCAGGCCACACTGGCAGAGGCCTTGTCAGATGATGGCATGGATTACACATGTGGGAGAGTTACATCCTGGAGCCCCAACATCCACTTGCATCAACTGTGCAGGTCAGGCTGTCTCTCTCGTGTGGTGATCCCATAGAGCTGGCCTACTACCGGGCACCCTTTGGGAGGCAAGATCTCTGTGCACACTGTGGCGGGCCTCAGGGCAACACCTGCCCAGCCCTGTTATTGAAATTTAAAACGGTCTTGCCCTGCTGCCCCATTTGTATTGGGGCTGAAAAAAGCACATTGTGGCCAGACCCTACGGCAAGCAGAAATGAGCAGTGGTCTGGTTTAAAGAGGCCCTGCAGTTGTATTGTTCCTTAATTTAACTAATAGCAGGCAGTAATGTTGGACAACAGAAAACTGAGTCACAGAACACCAGAGTTACACTTTAATTAAACAGCTTCGGAGTCATTCATGTTTCTATAATATTTTCCGGGTTGATTGGATGATGTCTCGCTACCTTGTTTAACGTTTGTTCAACGTTTTGTAGGTTTGTACATAAACACTGTATTGAGTATTGTAAGAGTTGATACTATTAAAGTTATTTAGGAAATATCGCTTGAGATGTCTTCAATGCCAATGGTCCAGAACTAGTGGGTTCTTAGTTTTAGGAGTAGAAAATagtacacacataaaaaatctGCACATTTTAATTGAAGCATTCGTATTGACTACATATTttgttcatataaaaatgtgtgtgtgtttgtaacatgCTGGGAGTATCCattgctgctgtgaaaaaaaaaaaaccaaaaaaaaaaaacctacctaTCATTCGCTGCcgctgaaaaaaataaaataaaaaaaataaaataaattccctaCCTACCCATGACCTCAACTGACAACCAACAggaaccaaacttttttttttaggcccTGTCAGCTTGTAGCGACCAGCTGTCGGAAACAttaccatcatcaccacctgaCAAGAGTTCCTTCATATTCGCAACAGTCAACGGCAACAATCATCCAATAATCCAATCACAGCCCTTAAACCGCGGAGTTTGATAACTCACTGAAATCTAGAAAGCGTGTTGGTTTCTGAGCAGCGGTAGTGGAAAGAGTCAGTGAACAAGAGAAATGCCAGCTTTACCCTCTGCGAGATTGCGTGGTTATCCGCATCATAGTCGTCGACTGGAAAAGAAGCTAAGGCCAGCTGTCTCTGGGAGGCTATTGGGAGGAAGACTCTATTGGATTTATATTTCTACATCGCAGTTTCTCCAGGAGTTAAGACCAATGCCTCGGACATGACTTTTGACTCCCTAACTGGTCAACGGTACTGGGAGTACCGGACGGTtagagtttattttgtatatactCCTTTTGTTAACGGCAAATAGCGCTGTTTGTTATTTccatatttgttcatttgtgaagatctGCGGTAAAACCCGGACGGAGTTTTTGAGTTGTCTTTTTCTATGAAGATACTGGATTGAACTGAACTGTTTGCATTTGTGGAAAACACCAAACGGAATAAGTACCCAGTGGACTGAAGATTGTGGGTTACACATTCAACCATATCTACATTAATTGTCTTTTCCctgtttgaatacatttcttAAAGTTGTTGTCTATTTGTTTATGCAgtgcttttttgacatattttgttaCTACTGGGaatttagtttattgttttgtatggtttgacatattttctttccattttataCTTATTATTTGTTAGACGTGACTCTGACTGGCACaactctttaataaaaaaggtcaaacttaGATTTACAAGCTGTCTCCAGGAGACCCACGGTCAGCCAAGCCcaaaaggcctccttcttcagcttgacggcttCCTTCACAACCTGGTTGCCGACCACGACAGGCTTTGATTGCCTTCCAACCagctcccagcagcagcacccaaTTGGAGgctttgaacatggcccactcagATTCCATGTCCCAGCCTCCCGGGATGCAGGTAGGAGTTGAAGACCTCGCTGACAGGGTTCCCAATGTCTTCACCACATGCttgggtttaccaggtctgtCCTGCAGCCGGCCCCCGCCatctgatccaactcaccactcAGGTGGTGATCAATTgccagctctgctcctctcacccgagtgtccaagacatacggccgcagacTGATGATACCACCACAGAGACGATCATAGATCTTACCTAGGTGCTCTCGTATCAAGAACACTTATGAACCGCCCTATGCTcgaacatggtgtttgttatggacaatccatgactagcacagaagtccaacaacaaagcaccacttgGGTTCAGATcaggcaggccgttcctccgaATCACCCTTCTccaagtttattttgtatagcccagaatcacaaaatacaaatttgcctcagaggggctttacaatctgtacacatgcgacatcctctgtccttccctcacattggcacagaaaaaactccccaaaaaacccttttaacagggagaaaaaaggaagaaacctatgggagaacggccagaggagggatccttctccccaggatggacagaatgcaatagatgtcatgtgtacagaatgaacagcataacagagatacaacacattcatgtatatgacataaattattcatataataagactacttataataacagcagcaattattatagttgaattataattatgaaaatagggatagtaatgtgattaataataataatcaaagtagcagtgggtgt is part of the Anoplopoma fimbria isolate UVic2021 breed Golden Eagle Sablefish unplaced genomic scaffold, Afim_UVic_2022 Un_contig_7615_pilon_pilon, whole genome shotgun sequence genome and encodes:
- the LOC129115849 gene encoding uncharacterized protein LOC129115849, whose product is MNECRAHEAAATKSLRRETLVRQSFWIFGSVACMDGLLGLAGDCMVPIRLIPAQCDLVQPIESFTTTVRYNACITADAATNRLSILPLLVDKTPKYLNSLDCKPPHCVLKLKFSVPPQDSPGDTVVDLLQVHKTRPVHQTCKGKELVQCSTSRAEFALFLLNPSTTIPSAFEMLFRAQQRSHLPPPKVVGLQTKKDELNNDILKNLRTRAVGFSLPESTTQGSLLLTRDVIPVPSCWSFEGYNEVKRKKIKEQPMCATFLDSHSQALLSLCDRPYMSSTAAWRTLKEDILNLATCLRNYVEYLKRKRDTTFANHNSSQPVRVLSENIAVTHHKNTPEMAARYRLLDNVMCQTDTLTPVLLDDTVHLEEPFASSWHRFDFINRIQLSVPVDVLKYQPGGSKTGVTLLWKVERNRTQDEQLTQTTGVVTSLQPFLPQYHTRYMKKDFKRKVANVARVIPSIVEAIYQEISHDSSAPSNPLMNQRIQVALQGEPGIIVDLRTLNSGRPGDNFEEFFSKMEEAVNEVTAADERRHGTAHLSQWLSLEDLIEQVKSKCPEGTKVPSKALVRLQFAPKNPYTQSALNFTSRFELKYKIQRRQLRASHPDAHFCAALFLLLRLHMYQLRSEIFVLFMDDKAKIPVGEPGEPVSTGVRGRHSIVPSATQLAALDHDMTSKGSITSTVYMQPNVPCQPEGSWYSGKVKIIVQDSVFQKSTAYRNAAATVRLAQEDPSEWKPIHVKYSDGGTEHRTLLVKVQLSLIAIFKMLRLDMLIACRAAPGQSWQNPVERVMAILNIGLQNCALERDKTAEDMEHLLKRCSSMAEIRKAGEKNPQLAEAWSTSVAPVLDTVAGRYSRLKLKGEPMTIIDAVTDAEEDSVMQVITTLFPSINPATVTKQQADKDPAFTEWVQKHCRQRQYLFQIRKCDDPECCSVPSLPSERMIWLPDPMPDASGDHYLTLAEVMGKDTDDAHRPSAQLSHKHKQAACVDFFLSDALEKQQKESGLFTAQHARAVVGCMECSKPRVIYSMRLLSSRHQATLAEALSDDGMDYTCGRVTSWSPNIHLHQLCRSGCLSRVVIP